The Rhodothermales bacterium genome includes the window CATGACTTCGTGCGTGCCGTAGTCTTCGATACGTATCGGGAAAAGATGGCATGAGATGGGCTTCGGGAAATCGGTGCGCCCCTTGTCGAAGGCTTTCTGGATGGAGCACTTCGCAACAGCGCCCTCATATGTGACGAACACGCACTCTTCGCCTTCGAGACAGCGGGTGGAGTACTTCCCGCTTCCGCGCTCCTCCCAGCACCCTTCGGTGTCTATGATGTGCAGTGCTTCCGGGCTCAGATATTTGCGGGTGACCGGAATGACGGCCTCAAGCAGCTTGAGCTCCGATTCCTCCAGCGGCGCCCCTGAATCGCCCTTTACACAGCAAGCCCCCAGACAACCTCCAAGGTTGCAAAAGAACGAGTGCGTAGCAACTTCGTCCGACACCAGGATATCGTCTACCACAAACATAATGCCTTAAACGTAGAACAGTCCATCTGGTTTGTCAACAAGGCGTTTTTCTTGACGTCGACGCGTCGTCCGGGATCTGGTTGAGCACGGCGATTCGCGGCAGCAGTGGATTGACAACATCAGCTGCACCTATGCGCTTTATCGTCGCCCGGCTCGCTCCGGTTAAGTCGCGGTCTCCTGAAGGAACGCGCGCCCTTTTCCTTATCTTTCCGCTTCACTCCCACTCCGGTATTCGTCGGCCAGGACCAAACGCCCTTACATGATCAGCGAGAATGATCGGCCAGGCAATCTGATATCGTCCGCGGTGGCAGCGGATGAAGACTTCGACCGGTCGCTAAGGCCGTCAAGTCTGGATGAGTTCGTCGGGCAGGAACAGATTAAACGTAACCTGACGGTGTTCATCACGGCGGCGCGTCGACGGGGCGAGTCTCTGGATCACGTCCTCCTTTCGGGCCCTCCGGGCCTTGGCAAAACAACGCTCGCGTATATCATCGCCTCGGAGATGGGCGCCGGTATCAAGTCGACAAGTGGTCCTGTCCTGGATAAAC containing:
- a CDS encoding DUF3109 family protein translates to MFVVDDILVSDEVATHSFFCNLGGCLGACCVKGDSGAPLEESELKLLEAVIPVTRKYLSPEALHIIDTEGCWEERGSGKYSTRCLEGEECVFVTYEGAVAKCSIQKAFDKGRTDFPKPISCHLFPIRIEDYGTHEVMNYEWAAICEPGRLAGHHSGTYLTEFLREPLVRKYGEEWFDALTDACDERRSVLSTTQRIP